A part of Perognathus longimembris pacificus isolate PPM17 chromosome 18, ASM2315922v1, whole genome shotgun sequence genomic DNA contains:
- the LOC125367088 gene encoding vomeronasal type-2 receptor 116-like, protein MKHRAHMNGDVLIAGFFPLYTLGTDSSNTDGSTKEDSNPFIFKNYQFVLALAFAIEEINKNSHLLHNLTLGFDIYDVQFGDWLAFKNHFTCLFGKYKSPNYSCMRDSKSIAVITGPSGLTSSEIGTLLSLYRYPQLTFGPFDHTLNDHNKFPALYQMAPKDTSMAPAIVSLLLHFNWNWVGMFTLEDENGLWILPELKVEMAKSRLCIAFELVIPTHALSYALKIMSLYNQINKSSANVLIIYGDDESLLDLMNCVEQVLIKGKVCILNSQWELTIRKKYFLLGSVHVPLIFSHHHPAISGFADFVKAVSPSKYPEDFFLARLWFLSFNCSDSESDCVTWENCPRNASLDWLPRHDYDLTMSGDSYNIHNAVYAVAQALHEMLLYQTEQQTMGNRKGTVPSPAQLHAFLKNNEFHNPAGDPIILDEKRKLEAEYDIVNIWNFPEGLQLEVKVGKFSPRALHGHQLSLSEDMVQWAVGTTETPHSVCSESCGPGYRKSPQEGEAFCCFDCTPCTENEIANGTDVEQCMKCPDHQYANTQRNQCLLRAASFLAYGEPLGMALACMALSLSTLTAVVLGVFVKHHNTPIVRANNQALSYILLISLIFCFLCSLLFIGRPNSVTCILQQTIFGVAFTVAVSAVLAKTVTVVLAFKITSPGRRMRWLLVSGAPNIIIPICTLIQVILCAIWLLSSPPFIDTDPHSEHGLIIIQCNKGSLTAFYCVLGYLVFLALASFTVAFLARNLPDTFNEAKFLTFSMLVFCSVWLTFLPVYHSAKGKVMISVEVFSILASSAGLLCCIFAPKCYVILLSPNKIFLHGYRDKKHRSRTKHF, encoded by the exons atgaagcatcGAGCACACATGAATGGAGATGTGCTGATTGCTGGATTTTTTCCTCTTtacactttaggaacagataGCAGTAACACTGATGGTTCCACGAAGGAAGACAGTAATCC gtttatcttcaaaaactaccagtttgttttagccttggcttttgctattgaagaaatcaacaaaaattctcatcttttacacaacttgactctgggatttgatatctatgatgttcaATTTGGAgattggctagcatttaaaaatcactttacttgcctctttgggaagtacaagagtccaaactactcctgCATGAGAGACAGCAAATCGATAGCAGTGATTACgggaccatcaggattaacatcttcCGAGATTGGAACATTGTTGAGCCTCTACAGGTATCCACAG CTTAcatttgggccttttgatcataCCCTGAATGACCAtaacaagttccctgctctctatcagatggccccaaaggacacatcaATGGCCCCTGCCAttgtctccttactgcttcacttcaactggaactgggtgggaATGTTCACCTTAGAAGatgagaatggtttgtggattcttcctgaattAAAAGTAGAAATGGCCAAGAGCAGactttgtatagcctttgagctagtgATTCCAACCCATGCCTTATCATATGCACTCAAAATCATGTCCCTTTAcaaccagattaataaatcttcagcaaatgttctCATCATATATGGTGATGATGAATCCCTACTAGATTTAATGAACTGTGTTGAGCAAgtattaataaaaggcaaagtgtgtatattgaactcacagtgggagttaaccatcagaaagaagTATTTCCTGCTAGGCTCCGtccatgtacctctcattttctcacatcATCATCCAGCTATTTCTGGATTCGCAGATTTTGTCAAGGCTGTTagcccttccaaatacccagaagactttttccttgctcggctgtggtttctctcttttaattgctctgattctgagtctgactgtgtaacgtgggagaactgtcctcgtaatgcctccttggattggttgcctaggCATGATTATGACCTaactatgtctggagacagttacaatatacacaatgctgtgtatgctgtggcccaggctctacaTGAGATGCTTCTTTATCAAACAGAACAACAAACCATGGGAAACCGAAAAGgaacagtgccttcccctgcacag CTGCATGCTTTCCTGAAGAACAACGAATTTCACAACCCTGCTGGAGACCCAATCATTTTGGATGAGAAAAGGAagctggaggcagagtatgacattgtgaacatttggaattttccagaaggtcttcaaCTTGAGGTGAAAGTAGGGAAATTTTCTCCACGTGCTCTACATGGCCATCAACTGTCTTTATCAGAAGATATGGTACAGTGGGCCGtaggaactacagag ACTCCtcactctgtctgcagtgagagctgtggtcctggatataggaaatctcctcaggaAGGGGAGGCtttctgttgctttgattgtaccccttgcacagagaatgagattGCCAATGGTACAG ATGTGGAGCAGTgtatgaagtgtccagatcatcagtatgccaacacacagagaaaccagtgcctcctaagagctgcaagtttcctggcttatggagagcccttagggatggccttggcctgcatggctctttccTTATCTACACTAACAGCAGTTGTtcttggggtgtttgtgaaacatcacaacacccccattgtcagggctaataaccaggctctcagctacatcctgctcatctccctcatcttctgttttctctgttccttgctctttattggccgccCCAactcagtcacctgcattctacagcaaaccatatttggagttgcattcactgtagctgtttctgctgtcttagccaaaactgtaactgtggttctggccttcaagatcacgtctccagggagaaggatgagatgGCTACTGGTATCTGGGGCTCCTAacatcatcattcccatctgcaccctgatccaagTGATTCTCTGTGCAATCTGGCTGctatcctctcctcccttcattgacacagatccacactctgaacatggcctaATCATCATCcagtgtaacaagggctccctcactgctttctactgtgtcttgggataccttgttttcctggccctggccagcttcactgtggctttcctggccaggaacctgcctgacaccttcaatgaagccaagttcttgaccttcagcatgctggtgttctgcagtgtgtggctcaccttcctgcctgtctaccacagtgccaagggaaaGGTCATGATatctgtggaggtcttctccatcttggcctccagtgcaggtcTCCTGTGCTGcatttttgcccccaagtgctatgTCATCTTATTAAGTCCAAATAAAATTTTTCTGCATGGCTACAGGGATAAAAAACACAGAAGTAGGACTAAGCATTTTTAA